In one window of Mytilus trossulus isolate FHL-02 chromosome 7, PNRI_Mtr1.1.1.hap1, whole genome shotgun sequence DNA:
- the LOC134724752 gene encoding WD repeat domain phosphoinositide-interacting protein 2-like isoform X1 produces MNLAIRSGDHPSDLLFVNFNQDCTSLAVGSKSWYRLYSLNTVDKLEPIYESESEDVCIVERLFSSSLVAIVSISSPRKLKVCHFKKGTEICNYSYSNSILAVKLNRQRLIVCLEESLYIHNIRDMKVLHTIRDTPPNPTGLCALSINNDNCFLAYPGSNQIGEVQIFDTINLRAVTMIPAHDNPLAAIAFNAQGNRVATASEKGTVIRVFSVPDGQKLFEFRRGVKRCATIYSLAFSVDSMFLAASSSTETVHVFKLETPKDNKTEEAQGWMGYFGQALKTSANYLPTQVTELFHQGRAFATARLPSSGLINVCALSVIQKIPRLLVASQDGYLYIFNLDPTDSNECVLVRQHRLDGLTGDSHVTEVTPYDKPLTHQQSTTSYASTVKKPEATVGAGTNMAPPGKQREDSVNLIGTSYAEMLRRKGGPQGAMLDCEPRATVEQIDEILSGPDSEPYQEMDQGATGGEDLKGLGQLRLDDDNEFPPMTHKND; encoded by the exons atgaacttaGCAATAAGATCCGGCGACCATCCATCTGACCTTTTGTTCGTTAATTTTAACCAAGATTGCAC GTCTTTGGCAGTTGGAAGTAAATCCTGGTACAGACTTTACTCATTAAATACTGTTGATAAATTAGAACCAATTTATGAAAGTG aaAGTGAAGATGTGTGTATAGTGGAACGTTTATTTTCCAGTAGTTTAGTCGCCATTGTCAGTATCTCATCGCCTCGTAAACTTAAAGTGTGTCATTTCAAAAAAGGGACAGAAATCTGCAATTACAGTTACTCAAATTCTATATTAGCCGTTAAATTAAATAGACAG aGGTTAATAGTATGTCTGGAAGAAagtttatatatacacaatatacGAGATATGAAAGTTTTACACACAATACGTGACACACCCCCTAACCCAACAGGGTTGTGTGCACTATCTATAAATAATGATAACTGCTTCCTGGCCTATCCTGGTAGTAACCAGATTGGTGAAGTACAGATATTTGATACTATTAACCTA CGAGCTGTAACTATGATACCTGCCCATGATAATCCTTTAGCTGCAATAGCATTCAATGCTCAAGGTAACAGAGTGGCAACTGCCTCAGAAAAG GGAACAGTAATAAGAGTGTTTTCAGTTCCTGATGGACAAAAGTTATTTGAATTTAGAAGAGGAGTAAAAAG gtgTGCCACTATTTATTCCTTAGCTTTCAGTGTGGATTCCATGTTTTTGGCAGCTTCCAGTAGTACAGAGACGGTccatgttttcaaattagaaACCCCTAAAGACAA TAAGACAGAAGAAGCACAAGGTTGGATGGGATACTTTGGTCAAGCCCTGAAGACTTCGGCCAATTATCTACCAACACAGGTCACAGAACTGTTTCATCAAGGAAGAGCTTTTGCTACTGCTAGACTGCCTTCATCTGGGTTAATTAATGTTTGTGCTTTATCTGT GATACAGAAGATACCTAGATTGTTAGTGGCATCTCAAGAtggatatttatatatatttaaccttGACCCTACAGATAGCAATGAGTGTGTTCTAGTCAGACAACACAG GTTAGATGGCCTAACTGGGGACAGTCATGTAACTGAAGTTACGCCCTATGATAAACCATTAACTCACCAACAGTCAACCACAAGTTATGCTTCAACGGTGAAGAAACCTGAAGCCACAGTAGGTGCAGGAACAAACATGGCTCCTCCAGGTAAGCAGAGAGAGGACTCTGTCAACCTTATAGGCACGAGTTACGCCGAGATGCTCAGGAGGAAAGGTGGGCCACAGGGTGCTATGCTAGATTGTGAACCTAGGGCAACCGTTGAAcaaattgatgaaattttaTCAGGCCCAG aTTCAGAACCATACCAGGAAATGG
- the LOC134724752 gene encoding WD repeat domain phosphoinositide-interacting protein 2-like isoform X2, translated as MNLAIRSGDHPSDLLFVNFNQDCTSLAVGSKSWYRLYSLNTVDKLEPIYESESEDVCIVERLFSSSLVAIVSISSPRKLKVCHFKKGTEICNYSYSNSILAVKLNRQRLIVCLEESLYIHNIRDMKVLHTIRDTPPNPTGLCALSINNDNCFLAYPGSNQIGEVQIFDTINLRAVTMIPAHDNPLAAIAFNAQGNRVATASEKGTVIRVFSVPDGQKLFEFRRGVKRCATIYSLAFSVDSMFLAASSSTETVHVFKLETPKDNKTEEAQGWMGYFGQALKTSANYLPTQVTELFHQGRAFATARLPSSGLINVCALSVIQKIPRLLVASQDGYLYIFNLDPTDSNECVLVRQHRLDGLTGDSHVTEVTPYDKPLTHQQSTTSYASTVKKPEATVGAGTNMAPPDSEPYQEMDQGATGGEDLKGLGQLRLDDDNEFPPMTHKND; from the exons atgaacttaGCAATAAGATCCGGCGACCATCCATCTGACCTTTTGTTCGTTAATTTTAACCAAGATTGCAC GTCTTTGGCAGTTGGAAGTAAATCCTGGTACAGACTTTACTCATTAAATACTGTTGATAAATTAGAACCAATTTATGAAAGTG aaAGTGAAGATGTGTGTATAGTGGAACGTTTATTTTCCAGTAGTTTAGTCGCCATTGTCAGTATCTCATCGCCTCGTAAACTTAAAGTGTGTCATTTCAAAAAAGGGACAGAAATCTGCAATTACAGTTACTCAAATTCTATATTAGCCGTTAAATTAAATAGACAG aGGTTAATAGTATGTCTGGAAGAAagtttatatatacacaatatacGAGATATGAAAGTTTTACACACAATACGTGACACACCCCCTAACCCAACAGGGTTGTGTGCACTATCTATAAATAATGATAACTGCTTCCTGGCCTATCCTGGTAGTAACCAGATTGGTGAAGTACAGATATTTGATACTATTAACCTA CGAGCTGTAACTATGATACCTGCCCATGATAATCCTTTAGCTGCAATAGCATTCAATGCTCAAGGTAACAGAGTGGCAACTGCCTCAGAAAAG GGAACAGTAATAAGAGTGTTTTCAGTTCCTGATGGACAAAAGTTATTTGAATTTAGAAGAGGAGTAAAAAG gtgTGCCACTATTTATTCCTTAGCTTTCAGTGTGGATTCCATGTTTTTGGCAGCTTCCAGTAGTACAGAGACGGTccatgttttcaaattagaaACCCCTAAAGACAA TAAGACAGAAGAAGCACAAGGTTGGATGGGATACTTTGGTCAAGCCCTGAAGACTTCGGCCAATTATCTACCAACACAGGTCACAGAACTGTTTCATCAAGGAAGAGCTTTTGCTACTGCTAGACTGCCTTCATCTGGGTTAATTAATGTTTGTGCTTTATCTGT GATACAGAAGATACCTAGATTGTTAGTGGCATCTCAAGAtggatatttatatatatttaaccttGACCCTACAGATAGCAATGAGTGTGTTCTAGTCAGACAACACAG GTTAGATGGCCTAACTGGGGACAGTCATGTAACTGAAGTTACGCCCTATGATAAACCATTAACTCACCAACAGTCAACCACAAGTTATGCTTCAACGGTGAAGAAACCTGAAGCCACAGTAGGTGCAGGAACAAACATGGCTCCTCCAG aTTCAGAACCATACCAGGAAATGG